One genomic segment of Arachis duranensis cultivar V14167 chromosome 4, aradu.V14167.gnm2.J7QH, whole genome shotgun sequence includes these proteins:
- the LOC107483375 gene encoding probable WRKY transcription factor 35, with product MEEKNTPPLLPPLPSPPQIFSPPSPPFSLSIPTTTINDLSFLNDDTFFEKPLIDLVKEGDFGPSLYEWLGIAHEDAPPVKRPVKHPLCSFPPAAIVLESSKTVEQSQNSSFSLIASNLDVAVGNNNNCNRVSGIKRPAKSVVGDGGNQSLRSDDEPGDEKINIITRLKLSPSTMTSIAATMKINRRSENNLPKLAFLTESESDNLEDGYRWRKYGRKTVRNSPYPRNYYRCTTIGCNVKKRVERWLDDPTHILTTYEGLHLHALPPIPPTPFKSFSLYKNCTTGPKPDGGSCSCRCKGAVTVAGAGADAGEQNRANNAITSVHLRTVSGGSGVNDGGSQRIVAGENEFNYNKHMQNVEKAITPILLQNFKLIAPQTFLNNATPMTVTNNGHYQSSLMSSVHHGNNHRQDCFGAGSSNGGAEDSFRKKSTGTGLLEDIVNFS from the exons atggaagaaaaaaatacaccaCCACTTCTTCCACCTCTACCATCACCGCCACAAATTTTTTCACCGCCATCACCACCATTTTCATTGTCTATACCCACTACTACTATCAATGATCTCAGCTTTCTCAATGATGATACGTTTTTTGAAAAGCCACTTATTGATTTAGTAAAAGAAGGAGACTTTGGTCCTTCTTTGTATGAGTGGTTAGGCATCGCCCATGAGGATGCTCCACCAGTTAAAAGACCAGTAAAGCATCCTCTTTGTTCTTTTCCTCCGGCCGCAATTGTTCTAGAATCTTCTAAAACAGTTGAACAATCACAAAACTCATCCTTTTCCTTAATCGCATCCAATCTTGACGTCGCTGTTGGTAACAACAATAATTGCAATAGAGTTTCCGGGATTAAACGTCCAGCAAAATCTGTTGTCGGTGACGGTGGAAATCAAAGTCTGAGAAGTGATGATGAACCTGGtgatgaaaaaattaatattataactag GCTGAAACTGAGCCCATCTACAATGACATCGATTGCAGCTACCATGAAGATAAATAGAAGGAGCGAAAATAATCTTCCAAAACTTGCTTTCTTGACGGAGAGTGAATCAGACAACCTTGAAGATGGTTATAGATGGCGCAAGTACGGTCGAAAAACCGTGAGAAACAGCCCTTATCCAAG GAACTACTATCGTTGCACAACAATTGGTTGCAAtgtgaagaagagagtagaGCGGTGGTTAGATGATCCCACCCATATATTAACCACCTATGAGGGTCTACACCTTCATGCTTTGCCACCGATCCCCCCTACTCCTTTTAAGTCCTTCAGCCTCTACAAAAACTGTACCACTGGCCCCAAACCTGACGGAGGCAGCTGTAGCTGTCGATGTAAAGGTGCAGTCACAGTTGCAGGTGCAGGTGCAGATGCAGGGGAACAAAATCGTGCTAATAACGCTATTACTAGTGTTCATCTTAGAACTGTCAGTGGTGGTAGCGGTGTTAATGACGGTGGCTCGCAGCGCATTGTGGCAGgtgaaaatgaatttaattataacAAACACATGCAGAATGTAGAAAAAGCAATTACACCAATACTGTTACAGAACTTCAAGTTAATTGCTCCACAGACTTTCTTGAATAATGCTACTCCCATGACTGTTACTAATAATGGTCATTACCAATCATCACTGATGAGTAGTGTTCATCATGGTAACAATCATCGTCAAGATTGTTTTGGTGCTGGATCTTCAAATGGTGGTGCCGAGGATTCGTTTAGGAAGAAGAGCACTGGTACCGGGCTGCTTGAAGATATTGTTAATTTCTCATGA
- the LOC107483376 gene encoding probable WRKY transcription factor 51 codes for MEGKNKPPPQIFSPPFSLSISTTTINDLSFLNDDTFFKKLLTDLVKEGDFGSLPSLPPDTIVLESFETVAQSQRLKLRPSTMTSIAATTRINRRSQNNLSKFACLTESESDNLRYGYKWRKYGKKTVRNSPYPRNYYHCTAIGCNVKKRVERWLDDPTHVLTTYEGLHLHDLPPISSTLLKSFGFYNNCTTGPKPHRGNCSCRCKMVNRGDNHL; via the exons ATGGAAGGAAAGAATAAACCACCACCACAAATCTTTTCACCGCCATTTTCATTGTCCATATCCACCACTACAATCAATGATCTCAGCTTTCTCAACGATGATACGTTTTTTAAAAAGCTACTTACTGATTTAGTAAAAGAGGGAGATTTTGGTTCTCTTCCTTCTCTACCTCCAGACACAATTGTTCTAGAATCTTTTGAAACAGTTGCACAATCACAAag GTTGAAACTGAGACCATCTACAATGACATCGATTGCAGCAACCACGAGGATAAATAGAAGGAGCCAAAATAATCTTTCGAAATTTGCTTGTTTGACAGAGAGTGAATCAGACAACCTTAGATATGGCTATAAATGGCGCAAGTACGGTAAAAAAACCGTGAGAAACAGCCCTTACCCAAG GAACTATTATCATTGCACAGCAATTGGTTGCAATGTGAAGAAGAGAGTGGAGCGGTGGTTAGATGATCCCACCCATGTATTAACCACCTATGAGGGTCTACACCTTCATGATTTGCCACCGATCTCCTCTACTCTTTTGAAGTCCTTCGGCTTCTACAACAACTGCACCACTGGCCCCAAACCTCACAGAGGCAACTGTAGCTGTCGATGTAAAATGGTAAATCGAGGTGATAATCACCTTTGA